One Artemia franciscana unplaced genomic scaffold, ASM3288406v1 Scaffold_4582, whole genome shotgun sequence genomic window, TTGAGGACACTTTTACCAACAAgagtatatttatattatacagaAGTCTACCTCGCCCACTTCTTCAATACCAAATACGGTGGCTGGTATGTAGACGAGTGTTTTTGTGGGTTTTGTGATTATGATGATATCCTGACGACTCTCTTACCTGATAACAAAACAGCCCTACTCTAATCACTTACGCTGAAGTAAAAGCATAGCACAAGTATATATGTGAACAGTGGCGAAAAGTTCGATACTctccattaaagatttttgagACATATCAATCTAGACCTCTCTTCATGAGTCCGCCTATCGACGCATACacaatgacaaatttttagCGCATTGCGACCGACTTATGGGAAAACTATTGCTGACGTACTGCGATCTTCCCATTCAGCGTGCAATGATGGCATTTTTGAAGGAACTGTTCGCTACTATTCGTATATATACTAATGCTCTGAGTAAGAGTTACTAAAATTTAGTCAGTGCTACCTCTTTATATACATGGCATCCAATTTTCAAGTATCCCAAAGAATTTTAAGGTCAAACATGAGCCATATACGGCCCACCAATAATAACATTTTGGCTAAACAAGGAAAGTATTACTACTATAGTGAAAATACGAGCATTTTATGACGAAAACGAGCATAGACTTACCCTATAGACTTACATGCTGTTTTTTAAGAGGGGTTATGGAAGTTTTTCACGGTTTAATTGAAACTAACAAACAATAATCTGTATGTCTAAACCTGCATAGCTCTCCTAATATCCATCATCTACCGTATAATGTCCAGGTATCAGCCTACGAGTAATAGCTCAGACAGAAAGGTGCGCTgcgtttttaaaaaatatgcttAGTTTTCCTACTTTTGTTGTTGCTTCCGACCCATCGTTTGTGTCTTCTTAGAATAGTTACAATTTACTAGAACTGAACTTTAGTTGAAAAGTGACATGATCCCCTGGTATTGCAGCAAAGACACATTTGATTTCCGGTCATGTGGCTATGTCTCAAGCGTATAACTCTTTTGTTAATTTGCACCAAGCAACAATACAACACATATACTAAAAGCTGACTTTAACAATTAATTCATCCTCTTTATACTAGTTATGATTACCTAGTGTGATGGCCTTGACGATTTCAAGCGGTTACAGACCGTATGTAAAACAGTATGTTAAAGATGCAAAGACCAGGAACTTATAGTTCCTATAGTTCCCCTTATAGGAACCTATACCAAAAAACTAAGTAGCACCCAAAAGCTCCAATAAACTtctaaaagataaattaaaaaaaattaagaaatataaattctATGAAAATTATAATCTTATTCTAAttccaatttaaattttaagaaaaaattctaattctaAATCCCCAATATCTCCaattaaaattctaaaagaaaaaactacgcGACTATAGGATATGACTCAAACTCCCTAAAGGTACAACTAAAACACTAGCTGTCAACATGTACCAAATTTGATTGAGATCTCATAAGCTCTTCTGATGGAAGCAATTGACAAGGATGAAGGTATTCGTTTACAGAGGTTAAATCGAGTAAGGACACTAAAAGTCATAGCTAGCTCTAGACCTAGGTTTAGCTCTAGCTCTAGGCCTAGTTGAATGAATTCTATCAACCCAGCGATTAGACTGAAAAtcagaaatttcaaaatcacACATCTTTCCACCCTTTCTTTCTACATAAGTGAGATTTAGGAGCAGAACGAAATATTTTAGGGAGACCCTTCCTCCTTCCCAAAGACATAAGTAAGACATCTTCAGTTACTTGTAACTCAGTTTGTGGATATTAGAAGATCTTTTTTGGTAGATATCCTGCTGACTACAATTTAAGTACACCtcacctccctccccccaaggCCAGTTTGGATCCAGTCTCCCAAAAGACAAAAGTATGACGTAGGCTGGTATCCCTCTTCAGATTTGGCTAGAATGAAACAGTCTGAATACGATGATTGTCACATGATAAGAATCTCGGTTCTGGCAACTATTCTGACTTAAATTACCAATTCCCCTCCCCATTTCTTCAACATTGGGTTCCAACCCAAAAATAGTATGAAATTAGAAACACTAATTACTTCTCATCCAGTTCGATTTGAGAATATCAATGACAAACTTAGATGAGAATATTCTGTATTACATGGATAAGATAACTTTTGAGGTAGTGGAAACACAGACAAGGACCCATTTCCTCTGGAAAGGTCACAACAGACCTGGCGTTCCAGAAGGAACAACTGAGGCACTAACTTCTGCTACCCACTAGATACTAACCCCTGTCTCTCAGTAAGTTTGGATGACAACCGACGATCCCTTTTGGAATAAGCCTTGAAGACAAAGATTTAGGCTGCCTTCCTAGCCATTAAAGAGTTAGAATTAAGATAGAGTTAGGCCAATTTCAATTTACAACCGACATTCTTTACTGGTAAAAATGTTACAGGCAAGGGTATAAGGATCCTTATCCTTGCAGAGGTCGGATTGTGTCCAAACACTCAAAAAGTAAAACGAAGACATTAGCTTTTACCTCCCACATAGTTTCAATTGGGTTGAtctttttttgtgtatatttgcTGATCACAACATTCtagcagcccccccccccccccgtggttGGATCGGAGACACATTCTCAAAAGACAAAATTACTATTCTAACTTATACTTCCCATTAGATTTGATTGATAATCTTCATTCAGAGACTTCAGATCAAGTGTAGATCTCCACAAGTTATAATAGGATGTTTCTTCAGACCAATTTTGATCGAGATTTTAGAACAAATTTCAATACAGGTGGTAGGACCTGGCCTCACCCAGAAAAGACATACAAAAGAATTAGAATTCACTTTCAACAAACGACTAATTTGATGACTAGCTTTAGAAGATGGAATGAGTGCAATCCCTTACGCACTTCTTTCCCAAAAGTTGGTTGGACTTTTTAAAGCCCATTCACCCAAGAGGTTGGATCACGCACGGACCGTCTAAAGACTCTATTAGGTTCCTCTTATTTCTCACCAGCAGCCAATTTTGGTAGACGACGCAATAGAGAAAACCAGAATGCTCTGGAAAATGCGACCCCCGAAGAAGTCGGATTTGGAATTGCCTCTGAAAGGCATGATTGAGATCCAGCAACATTTTTTAGATACAATAATGACAAGTAGAGAACCCATTGCTTCCTCCCTAAGAGCTTGTTTAAGGTCCCAATCCCCGAAAGGCATAACTAGGACACAAGCTTTTATTTCCCAAGAATTGTGACAGAGATCTAAAAACTGCTTCTGGTAGATTCAAGGTGATAAGGATTGAGTGACTTCCTTGGGCAGAGGTTGAATTATATCCACACACTCGAAAGGCACAAAAGAGGCACTAGCTTTTAATTCTCATGAAGTTTGGTAGGGACCACTCAACTCCATCTGTTAGATAGTTAAAgaacaaaataccaaaaaatcttCTCTGTTCCACCCACCTACGCGCCGGACAACAGCAGGACCTGTTTCCCTCTAGTTCTAGGCCTTCGCTTCATATGCATACGGAACTTCGGAGAACGCAACCAAATCCGAAgtctaattaaaagaaaatttgaattcAGAATTTCGAAACTAAATTTTCCGGAGGTAAGCCTTAAAAACCTAGAAGGGAGCAAATGTCAGTCTCATGTCTGAAAGGGATAATTTGTTGTCTAAACGAGTCTAACTTAAAAGGACACCCAAgaagttaatttttaaagtactataatttctttttggttCAATTTTTATGATATTAGcaggccagaaaaaaaaaaatcggagaaATTTTGCGGTCTTCAAGAAAATTTCTCCTCAGTTTTACGATCCCCATGCTCaaacaaaacttcaaatttatACCTTTCGCCAGCTCTTAGCTATAAGCCGCTtagtacaagaaaaaaaaaagattctagaAATATCAGTATGGCTAAAGCtggacaaaaagaaagaaagaattaaaagtattgaaattaaataaacattcgccatttctttccttttttaaccAAATGTAGCTCTGTTTAATAATTTTGCCCTCATACCACTTTGAGGTGGGTAGGCCTGTTTAGACTATCGCTCGTACGATTACAAAATATTGCTTTgcctgatcaaacagttcgtggtaacgaactgtagtaaggagcgacccggctcaatcgcaaacgaaactccaaaaaaaaaaggaattttgatactaatagatacaccaaaagaatcagatttttatgctgattttaaatatataattttcatttagttttactcatcaaaactAAACAAGCATCTCTATTAcgagcaaagcttcttgggcctagtaaccgctttacttttgaaatagtttttttttcttttagtatcaataaattgattgattgattgattgaaaaattacgagcctgagaaaatttgtcttgttttggaaaatagggagaaataccctctaaaagttataggatcttaacaaaaatcacactatcgcattcagcgtatcagagaaccctactgtagaggtttccagctcctatctacaaaaatgtggaacttagtattttttttgccagaagaccgatcaagGGAtcacatgtttatttgtttgtttgttgttttttttttcccaggagtgtatcgaccaagtgatcctagaatgtcgcaggagggctcattctagccgaaattaaaagttccagtgcctttttaagggaccaaatattggagggcacctaggcccccttccacgctcattttttcccaaagtaaacgaatcaaaatttttgagataaccattttgttcagcatagtcgaaaaacataataaatatgtctttggggctgacttccccacagtccccgggggaggggctgcaagttacaaactttgaccagcgtttacatacagtaatggttatttggaagtttacagaccttttcagggggattttttggttggggagggggattgaggggagggggctttgtAGGAGgttcttcccttggaggaatttgtcataggagaagagaaattccatgaagggggcgcaagattttcttattctacagcctttgtgatacAGGGGTCaatcttgaagaattgggacaaaattaatgCTTTAGTgccaagagcgaggtattaacgagggggaaaaccctctcatatacataataaaaatatacgaatacagaagtttgttgcataagttaattcgtaaggtacgtatgtttattattaacaaaacgttcgtaaaaaaaaaatctagttgcatttttaagcaacaaaaaattggagggcaactaggcctcctcgccCACCccttctttttatcaaaatcgttggatgaaaactatgagaaagccatttagccaaaaacaaaataaaatgtaaatttcgttttaattatgcatgtacggtgagccaaaatcaaaacatgcatttattaaaaaacggtcagaaatgaaatatgaaaacaagttttttaactgaaagtaaggagcgacattaaaacttaaaacgaacagaaattactccgggtatgaaaagggctgtaccctcctcaacgtcccactatttacgctaaagttatttactgttttataaagtagaatagagagaaagagtcaaactttagcgtaaagagcggaacgctgaggagggaacagcatCTTTtatgcacggagtaatttctgttcgttttaagttttaatgtcgctccttactttcactgaaaaaacttgtttttatttttatttaataaataaaggaGTTGAGCCTGATATTTAATAAAGCGTTTAAACCGTCATAAAGTGACCATAGATCTAAAGTAccatttttttcaagctttattCAAATAGATGAGcatttgattacttaaaaaaaaaaaaaatataacttgtGTCAATTTAGACTGGATATAGAAGAAGCTCATTGAAAATTGCAAACTAGCCTTAAATAACTGTGAAATGTAAAACTTACCAAATTGAGATACTCCAGAATCTTGTTAAAGTAGCAAGAACAGAAAAATATACCATAAGCGAAAAAGCATGAAAAAACTGAACACAATGCTAAATTGAACCAAgtctttaaaacaaacagtagagcaaacaaaaaaagagttcATTATTAGTTTTGATTACAATGCAACAATCGATGTTGTGACCAGAGTATGTGCTTACGCCAATAAGAACTAGTCGCATCAATCTACGAAAATTTAGGAAGggggaacaaaatttaattttttaatatccaGGGGTGGGGGGCAAAGttgtcactttttttatttttcaatgaatataCCGAAAGAGATGGTGTTCGAATCTTAAGGGGGGGGATAAAAACCTAGGAATGCAGTTAGTCAAGCTGGCTCTTCAAAATTATTTGGTATTCGATGCCAAAAAATATTCAAGTCCTTTTGTAAGCTCAAAAGCTAACCCCCTTTGCAGACACATAAATCACTAAGGCCTCAAAAACCTTATTTTATCACAACacttgaaactgattttgacACTCTATTAAAACGCAGATGCCCCCAAAGATAGTACAACATTTCCTTGTGAAAATAGGTTTTTAGCATACGAATAAAAGAGACggaacatttttcaataaaaaccttcaCAATCTCCTGCTCAAAGCTTTAGAAATTTCATAACTCTTTATTAGAAAAGTCTGCATTGGAACCTGTTGGTGTAACCGtaatatctaaaaatatttcacTCAATGACAGACTCTAACACACTAAACATGCTTTGACTTAGGTAACGACAAtttcagattattttatttttggggcTTTAGAGCTCCACTGGCAACCATCGGGTTGCCAGCATAACAGATCTAGAACCAAAAACATCACGCGCCGAACGTGCCAAACAGATCTGCGAAACCTAAATAACTTAAACCAGTCGCAGTGGGGGGACATACTGGCAGCATTAAACTCACGGGAAGATTGGCAGCTCCTTCTCGATGCCCTGGGTGCCTTTGGAGGCACAGGCAGACAAAAATTATGCTGAACTCgtaagaaagtaaaaataaattgcatATCAAACAGTATTATTTTTCTAAGCTTgtactaaattttttgaaaagaattgtaAAATCACCACATTCTACATCATTTCTTTCTACATACACTATCTTGAATACAAATTCTAGAAGTAGTTACTATTTGGtcataattttactaattttagaagaaaaaaaaaagtattgtgaAAGGACCGTTGTTTTCAAGATACATAGTTAGGGATTATTTTAGAaagaaagtgctaaaaaatacacaaacgtAGTGCATGCAATAGAAATGGCGTTAACTCAATATTCATGTAGAAAGTCTATTGACTTAAAATTTTAGAAGTAGTTACTATTTGGtcataattttactaattttagaagaaaaaaaaagtattgtgaAAGGACCGTTATTTTCAAGATACATAGTTAGGGATTATTTTAGCaagaaagtgctaaaaaatatacaaacgtAGTGCATGCAATAGAAATGGCGTTAACTCAATATTCATGTAGAAAGTCTATTGACCTAAAATTCTAGAAGTAGTTACTATTTGGtcataattttactaattttagaagaaaaaaaaaagtattgtgaAAGGACCGTTATTTTCAAGATACATAGTTAGGGATTATTTTAGAaagaaagtactaaaaaatacacaaacgtAGTGCATGCAATAGAAATGGCGTTAACTCAATATTCATGTAGAAAGTCTATTGACTAAAGATAAttctatgaaaaaagaaaatatagataGAGCTTCTGTTTCAGAAAAACGGCCAGAATCTAGAGTTGACAGTGCTGCATTTagcagatttttcaaaattaaacaaagtttattgcgaaaaattgaaaaatttctttgaaaatgtggaaaaatactgaaataagtgaagataaaggttagCTGCGAGCAAAATGTGTTGACTATGATTATTCTTCAttttatgaaataagaattctATTCTTAATATATTTCCTTCTCTCCAGTTATctgaaataagtgaagataaaggttggttgcatgcaaaatgtgttaactatgattattctgcatattacgaAAACATCGTTCActtatttcagtatttttccactttttaaacaattttcgcaataaactttgtttaattttgaaaagtgtGCTAAATGCAGCACTGTCAACTCTAGATTCTGGCCGTTTTCTTAATATATTCCTTCTCTCCAGTTTACCAAATTTATTGTGGATCGGGATAGTTAAGACTTACCACGGGCGAGGATTCAGATTTCTCTGTTTCGTTCACGGATAAACGCTCTTCTATTGAAGGACTGGAGGACTGAGTGGACCGACGGTTGGCACTGCGAGATATATCGGAGGTTGACCTATGCTTAACACCTCCAACCTAAaacaaaggaaataaaataatttccagTAAGATGAGGAGAAAAAATTTGGACCTTCCGcagaaaataaacgaaaaaactcCACGTTAAAAGTTAATAAGTTCACATTAGCTAGTTGTCGTATGTGGTGTACAGGTAAACAAAATATAACTTCGAGTTTATGATGgcttatatttactaattacAACGTATGTCCATGAAAACATCTTTTGAGGGGATTTTATTCGGCTGTACTGCATCTCTTAGGTGTTTGGATGGGTGGGTGAGGTCAAGACCTCGTTCATGTGCTTATCTGTTTCAATGAATAAAGTAGTAAACAAAAATAGTTCCTttagaaaacttttaaatttcttaaaaccTGAAAAGATGTTATGCAGAATACCTGTCTAATGCAGAAGCGGAAAATTAGGATACTACAGTAACGTTTATCGCCTGCACAATACGGAACACCCTTTCGGTAAATCAAAAGCTGCGCGTGTGTATATCCAAAGTCCAAACGAAAgtctttatttctttaaaaaaattatccacTTCCAGTCCGGCCAGCGTATATGTTAGTTTCGTTCGAATAACAGGATTCAACTACCCCTTTCCTGTCTTTAATATTATTAGTATCATATCAGTTGGTCTCACGATGTCTGGAGCATCAATAGCCACAACCAATTCGTGACTTTGTCAAATTTGATGATTATGTCGCGGTATATAAAGAATAGCCTAAATTATTCCTACCCCACAGAACATACCGGAAGAAGGTGACTATGACGAAAACCAGGCCAAAGGGTCACGAGTAACAACTCTACCTAAAAGTGTCTTACTGCGTCACCTCCAATTTCTCTTAGGAAAAAAAGGATGACTTAATTACAAGAAGTTATAACCAAGTTTAATATTGCGTTGCCACAGCGCAATATTTGCGGCTTGGCACGAGTTAAAATTCCAACATTTCTTtttatggggagggggggggaagaCAGAAATTTTGCACTTGAAGCTTGCTGGTAAAATGACGTTTGTCTGACATTTGACGTTTACCTCATAGAAGAGAATAGGCTACggattttttttggctttcgTCCAATTGGCTCTGTTGATAGTTAaacataaataagaaagaaaaaataattaaatgccATTAAACAAAAGGGGattattaaatatcaaatagATTACTAAACATAAAAGGAAATACATTATTAAATATCAAGAAAGATtattaaatatcaaaaggaaagtaaaaacaacgcaatatttttgggaaaaagtgaACAATTCGTGAACATTTGTAAGTTGGAACATGCATTGTTTCTAAATAAAACTTGTAACAGTTTGCactgttttaacaaaattaactGTTGTAACAGTAACATTATTACAACTTTTAGCAGTTGTAACAGTTTTCTAAGTAACAGTTTACATGGGCGTTTCTAAGTAACATTCAGGCACATAAAGGTATTTAAATACACTAATTAAATTTGACCTTGCAGATACTTGTTAATATAGATACTCGTTTACTTTGTTTTAATCCTGGAgggtaggaaaaaaaaaaaaataaaaacctatttATATACGTGCATATTAGTATCTGGATCTGATTGATTAAACATGCTTTCTAAGGATAACCAAAGAATTCCGGAAAAATTATCCAGGTCCTTTGAGATTCTGCGATACAAAAGGAAGAATTaagaatatattgttttttgaataaaagtcGTGTTTGTGGAATTAGAAATCCATATTAGATTACTTTAGACGTGGAGATGTGTAAATAATTAGACAGGGAGAGGGGCTTTTCTCTTTGTAAATTGATGTTTCCAAGATTATAGTTTTGGTGTGTCTACCCTGTTTTGTTTGACAGTTGGAGGTCTTGCTGAAACATTCACGGACAAATTTGTTGGTTCGGGGCAGTGAGCaaaggaaattttaatttagtgGTAGGAAAGGGATAACacaatttattttatctctCACAAAACAGTAGCCCAAACGCTACGTCTTGTTTATACTAATCTACCGACCAAATTTACTTATAATCTATTAGAAATTTAGaacgacaaaaaaataaaacgacgAAACAAACTGGGAAAAACCATTATTTATAGTTTGAACCCTAACCCCTCCCGAAATGTTTTCCGACTAATAAAGACgtaacaaaatacatacaaacaaatttttgatgtgtttttaagtttattttgtaacccctcccccgaaaaaaccTAGATACGGCTCTGGAGGAATGAAAAGAAGAATGACCCCAACAGgaagaatttttgaaatgttGCCTTGCTTAAATCTCTCCTGTTGCGCTTTATTTGGTTGTAGGTCGTATATTCACCATAAAATTTGagtaaatcaaaaatcaacGTTTAAAAGGAAATTACGTGATTTTCAAGCCCTTCAGCAAACCCAACGGGTACAAAGCAACcaacgaaaattttgtgttcagttttgaaatttatttaccAATTGtccttatttcatttttcacctGAAAATCAAATTCGTCTGAAATTGAAGTGTAAAAAGGGCTTACTAGACTTTTGTACGTTTTTGATAAAGCATGAACAGTCTCTTCAATAACTCTATCGGAAATGGCAGTAACAACATCGAGTATCACATCATTCAACTTCGCAGTTAATTCGGAAGCACAGTTATTAGTCAAGGAGGCCAATACAAATTCAGGCTTCAATGTAGCCTTTGGTCCCAGGGTAGACAGCAGCTCCGTTGTAAGATTCCTTGAGCGAAAGAGTTCTGGGCACCTTGATTCAGCTTCGGTTACAACATCATTTATAACTGCCTGAAAAAGCGTGGGGGTACAACTTTGCCCTAGTCTGTCAGACAAGTTACTTGATGCGAAAATTAATACAGAAAAATGTGGTTTATTACTAACTATTAACTTTATATTAACTTGAAAAGAGCTTTATTGCGTTATAATGGGCTCAGGTTCCATATAACTCAACCCTATTCGACTCAAAACTCGTTCAACTCAACCTCCGGTTAGATAAACccccatgcaatttaaccctcATTCAACTCAGCCCCTATTCAAGTCAGGGATTGGGTGGGGGCTTGCTTCCCTCCAATCTATCtctactcttaaaaagtaaagtagaatttttaatttccaatgaaatgagccccttctgaagtttatacgggTAACCcctccataagaaccatatatgcgcCCAGGGTATAACTTGCAACGCCGGCCCCAGGCCCTGGGGGGCTCTGTCGACCGTGGatgttttgttatctgattttttaactatttttaataaaatggctatctcaaaatttttatcagataaatttggggaaaaaaggagcgtATTTCCCTCTGCCTCCCAATTGACACCACTGCGTAAGATATGGGAATTGTGTCTCAGCAACCATTAAGAGATTAAGGATGTCTAGTCTCTATTCTCAGGCATATCGTACCACTAGCAGTGGCGTATCCAGGTGGAAGTTTAATAAGATTCAGACCATTCCTCACCCCCTTATGAtgagaattattttttaagaccTTGAGTCATCTCTTCACACGTTCTTACAATAGTTAAACCTGAATCCGAATAAATGCCAAAACTAGTTATAATAGGCTCAGGCTCTatgcaactcaaccccattcGACTCAAAACTTGTTCAACTCAACCCCCGGTTAAATAAACCCCCGTGCAATTCAACcctcattcaactcaacccccaTTCAAGTCACCTTCAATGCAGTCATTCCTCGTGTATTTCAAGGAATTTCGGTCAACAGTGTCAACAGTGATGAAACTGAAGAAGCGAGAAAGTTAAAATATCTCGGCAGCTTTTTTACATAAGATACTAATTTCTACTGATAAATTATACAGAGACTAACGTTGGTTTTTTTGATCTTCAATTGCCTCACAACTATTCGGGCAATAATAAACACTCTAAGAAGTTAAagctcagaatttataatatgaATGTTCAAGGCGACTACAAGCAATtgataacatatatatatatatatatatatatatatatatatatatatatatatatatatatatatatatatatatatatatatatatatatatatatatatatatatatatatatatatatatatatatatacaagcccccccccgcgcgcgtaagtcgttatgcgccatattagttacgcaccattgtagttgtgtccctgtgtcccacctgtgaatatagatagatttatatatgtgtttcaaactacgtaaaaattgcgaatatacaacattcttggctttcccactactgggagctttccgtttccaattgccagcaattgatctgaaaatgtttgaccagagtcatcgttttgcaatcggacacgcatatttgtagttaattttaatatttttacgtgtgcccataaattagaatttttcaggcaagcattcatttcgtctgcaggagttaaactacgtaaaaattgcgaatatacaacattcttggctttcccattgtctgtgcatatacaaagccgtatgtactagtaatgacgtcatatgcaaacgctctttttacaaacaaacaaacatgcatacacacaactcgtttttatatagatagatagatagatagatagatacaatacaaattaactgcgtaaaacttgcaaatatacaacattcttcgctgtccaattgtcgctgcatataaatagattgtcaggtttaccgaccctcgaacatgcaacgtacaattgtccatgggaaaaacaatcagtattaagatctataccacatttttctaatgattgaccttgagctttgttaatggtgattgcaaatgttaatcgaattgggaattgcaatcttttaaattgaaaagg contains:
- the LOC136043329 gene encoding uncharacterized protein LOC136043329, producing the protein MSQKGEYSSLKDPFASCSSQLHNYATSQIQAVINDVVTEAESRCPELFRSRNLTTELLSTLGPKATLKPEFVLASLTNNCASELTAKLNDVILDVVTAISDRVIEETVHALSKTYKSLVGGVKHRSTSDISRSANRRSTQSSSPSIEERLSVNETEKSESSPV